A segment of the Asinibacterium sp. OR53 genome:
GGAGGCCAGGTAGTTATCAGGCTGCGAGATGCCGGCTCTTTTTCGGATGGCGGCAATCACATTGCGGGCCGAATAGCCATGTGTACCCACACCATCAGGCCCCCAGGCTTCATTGGCTGCTTCTGCATAGGTCAAAAAGAGTTCAGTATACCGCATATGAACGGGATAGTGCTTTTGAACCGAACTGGAAGTAGGGTCTGCATTTACATCTTCCCGTAACAGTTTCCGCAGGTAATAGCCGGTGCGGGTTGAGGTGGGAAGAAAATTAACGGCATCGCTGGTGGGATTGTCGGTTTTGGTATAGAAGGTTTTATTTGACATGGTTCCACCATTTACCAGGATATAATTTTTCAGACGCGGATCGCGACCTGCATAAGGATTGACGGCTGCATAACCGCTGCCCGGGTCTGTAATCGGATACCCGTTTGCCATAGGAAAGGCATCCACCAAATTCTGTGTTGGATTCACTCTTCCATTGCCAAAAAGTGATGGTGGAAAATTGTTTATCTCCATATTGTTACTGGTTGCAATACTGCCTCGCCATAACATTTCTTTTTGATCGATGTTACTGGCCAGGTTGATGGCATTGACATTGGTTGCAGTGTAAAAAAGTGCCCCTTTCGGGTCCAGACCACTAACGCCTCCGATGCGATCCAATACATCACCGGCATAGTTGGCAGCATCCGTCCATTTAGCCGCATCTCCCTGTGGGTTAAAAGCAGGGCTGGCTGCCAGCAAAGCGGCTCTTGCCCGAATGCCTTTTACAATGCGGGCCGATAGGCGCTGCCTGTCAACGCTACCAAAAACCCGGTTATAATCGGCTATTACCGCAGCGCTGTATCTGGATGGCAGTTGCGATGTGCTGGCAATGTCCTGGTAATCCAAAGGCAGGTATTTCTCTGCTTCCGTAAGATCATTGTAGATCTGTTTCATGCACTCATCAAACGTATTTCTTGGCTTTTTGAAATCAGTATTGGGAGTGAGTACGTCTGTAATGATGGGCACACCCAATAACTGGCCGCTCATATCATTACCTGCATGCGCCTGCAAAAGATTCAGGTAGAACAATCCTCTCAGACCCAAGGCTTCCCCTTTCAGGCGGTCGCGAAACAAAGCCGATACATTTTGATTCATCGGCGACCAGTTGATGGTATCGACCTGCTGCAGAAAAAGGTTCAGGTACATGATGGCTGTATAGGAGTTATTCCATTGGTCCATCGGGTTATTGGCTGCCGACCATGCGCCTGTTGCCATAAAAAGAAATCCGTTTGCTTTATCGTTCGTGACGGCATCGTCTGTCGCCACTTCGCTAAAAGAATAGTTAGCCGTCGGAAGTCTTGTATATGCATTCATCAGGATACCTTCCTCAAAATAAGGATTGCTGGAAAGTCTTGTCTGTGAGAGGTGGTTGTCATCAAGCGGAGCAAGTTCCTTTTTGCAACCCGCAAACATGGCGGCGAGCAGAACAAGCACCCATATATTTTTATTCATGTTCATCAGTTAATTATTTGAGATTATCATTTAAAATCCGGCCCTGAGACCAACCATATAATTTCTGAATTGCGGGGCTGTGCCGATATTTAAATCCAGTATTTCTCGATTCCTGGAGAACGTAAACAGGTTAGATCCGGAAACATATACGCCTAACTCTTTGACGAATGTTTTGCGCAACACATTGCCTGACACGTTATACGTCAACTGAATCTTTTGCAGGTTAAACCGGTCTGTTTTGTACAACCAGAAATCCGAACTGCGGAAATCATTATTATTCTGTTGTGAACTGAGGCGGGGAAACGTTGCCGTTTCTTTTGTGGCAGGCGTCCATCGATTCAAGACAACCTGGGAATATTTTTTATCGCCGAAAACCCAGTAGTAGTCGTTGTTCTTCAATCCATATCCACCATTGTTTCCTGTACCCAGCAAAAAGAGATTGAAATTTTTATAGGTTGCGTTGAATGTGATCCCATAAGAAAAAGGAGCTACATAACGACCGATCATTACGAAGTCTCTTTGATCAATGATACCATCTCCGTTTTGGTCTACATATTTGATATCTCCGGGTTTTACTACGCCAAACAATTGTTTGGGGCTTTTGTCGATATCGGATTGGTCTGCAAAAAAGCCTTTACTCTGCAGCCCGAAGATGGCATCAACCGGTTTGCCGATCCTGGACTGATAAGCATCGGCATACAGCCCATCACTTTTGGTCACTTTCGAAGTGGCATACGTAGCATTCACACCCAGATTCAAATCAAGTTCCCCTATTTTTTTGTTCACGTTCAGCATTATATCAACACCGGAACGACCGTTTGCATTATAGTTGGAATAAGGAACAAACGCATTAAAATAAGTCGGATAAAGGGAGAAACGCTGCGTCAAAAGACCGTCCATTTCGTTCCAAAAGAAAGTCGTTTGCAGCGTTAGCAAGTGTTTGAAGAAAGCGCCTTCAAGGCTTGCATTCACCTCTTTTCGTTTGGGAAATGCAAGATCAGGATTGCTGCCGTAGGCAGGAAACGAGGTTTGGTTTCCTGCCTGCACACCATCATTCCAGTTAAACGTGGCTCCCCGGTTATAGACATTATCATACAAATAGAAACCGCTGATATCGAGGTCTGTGTTCAGGATACCGGCAGAGGCAGACAACTTCAGGTAATCCACCACTTTTGAACCAGACAGGAATTTTTCGGAACTAAGCAACCAGCCAAGGCTTGCCGTTGGTGAAAGGGCAGCCCGGTGGCCTTGCGGTAATTTGGTAGAATTGACATAGGCGCCGCTGAAGTCAGCCCAATACTTATGCTTGTAATTGTAGCTAAGCTGTAAGCCCACGTGTGAATTGGTGGTAGGCTGATAGATGTCGTTCGTTTTAATTGAAGAAGCATGTCCGAGAAGGGTAACCGAAAAATGATGTGCCTCATTTATACTTTTCTCATAATTGAGCCAGGATGAAAAACCAATATTCTGCATTTGCGCTGTGCCGCTGATATTTTGCGTACCCGAATGGTAATCCGTTCCATATTTCGTTAGGCTGGCAACCGAATCGGAAGAAGTGCTCCAGGTAGGAGCATAAATGGCATAGGTATTACTGATTGACTGCGTGTAAGCATTTGCATAGTCAATATTGAATAGCGTATGGAAAGACAATCCCTGCAAAAGGTTTTTCAGGTTCACATTAATAGCGTTGGTCACCTGGAAGGAACGTTGCACGAATTTGTCGTACCCGCCAAAATACAAGTCGGCAATTGGATTGGTAGCATACTGCTGTGTTCCACCCAGCAGGTACTGGCCGTTAATAATATTGCGGTTGGCTTTGATGTATCCCTGTGAGGTTGCATCACTTCCCGATATCAAGCTCAGGGGAATCAGCGGCGTAAAACGTTGCGGCAACAGCGTGGCGGCATTGCCCCAATAATTGGTGCGGCCGCGGCGGCTGTCGTTAAAAATAGTGGAGATATCAATTGTGCTGCTGATGTTATCATTCAGTTTTAAATCAATGTTGCCTCGTATATTAAACCGGTTATCGCCTTCATTTTTCCCTTCTCCGATATTCAGCAACGTAGAGCTGTTTGACCATCCGATATTGGAATAAAAACGGGCTGTGTTATTGCCTCCTGAAAACTCGGCATTGGTATTCGTTGTGTTCAGGTATTTTTTGAGATAGGGTGATGAATAATAATCTACGCTGGGAAAGCGATAGGGGTTACCTGTTTGGTAGTTTTGAATGGTAGTTGCATCATACATGTCTCCGAGTCCGTCGTTGCGGCGGGCTTCATTGTAAAGCGTCATGTAATCCGAAGAGTTAAGAAACTTAGGCAATGCTTTGGGCGTAGCAATACCGGTATTCACCCGGAGATTTACTTTATGGGTGTTAGCTTCTCCCTTCTTGGTAGTGATGAGGATAACTCCTTTGGCTGCCTGGCTGCCATACAAGGCTACGGCATTCACACCTTTTAATACGGTGATTTGCTGCACTTCATTCAAGGTCACATCATTGAAGTCGCGGCGAACGCCATCAATCATCACAATGGCGTTTTCCATGCCCCAAATATTGTTACTCCACAACAAGCCTGCTGCCCTGCCGTTTAGTGCGTCTTGTACAGTAAGGTTATAATCCCGGTTAATGAATGTTCCGGGATTCAATACTGTGATTGTACCCGGCAAATCCTGTTTGTCAACTTTATTGTAGGGCACATTCACTTCATTGTTGCCGCCCTCTCCTGCCAGTACAATACTTTCCGGCACTGCACCTGCTCTCAGGCTTTGCATTTTAAACCCTTTGGCGTTGATCATAACAACAGAGTGGGCAGCCACGTTGATGGAGAAATGTCCTGCTGCATCGGTAAAAACGGTTGTTTTCCCTTCGTTACCGGCAATCAATGCACTTGAAATTGGTTGTCCTTTCGCATCAAGAACAGTTGATTTTATATTCACTTCGTTCGCATGCTGGGCCTTCGTATCCTCACACAAG
Coding sequences within it:
- a CDS encoding RagB/SusD family nutrient uptake outer membrane protein, yielding MNKNIWVLVLLAAMFAGCKKELAPLDDNHLSQTRLSSNPYFEEGILMNAYTRLPTANYSFSEVATDDAVTNDKANGFLFMATGAWSAANNPMDQWNNSYTAIMYLNLFLQQVDTINWSPMNQNVSALFRDRLKGEALGLRGLFYLNLLQAHAGNDMSGQLLGVPIITDVLTPNTDFKKPRNTFDECMKQIYNDLTEAEKYLPLDYQDIASTSQLPSRYSAAVIADYNRVFGSVDRQRLSARIVKGIRARAALLAASPAFNPQGDAAKWTDAANYAGDVLDRIGGVSGLDPKGALFYTATNVNAINLASNIDQKEMLWRGSIATSNNMEINNFPPSLFGNGRVNPTQNLVDAFPMANGYPITDPGSGYAAVNPYAGRDPRLKNYILVNGGTMSNKTFYTKTDNPTSDAVNFLPTSTRTGYYLRKLLREDVNADPTSSSVQKHYPVHMRYTELFLTYAEAANEAWGPDGVGTHGYSARNVIAAIRKRAGISQPDNYLASISSREDMRTLIRNERRLELSFEGFRFWDLRRWKQMLTEPAEGVSINNNIYTYNILENRQYADYMYYGPIPYNEVLRANLRQNKGW
- a CDS encoding SusC/RagA family TonB-linked outer membrane protein gives rise to the protein MNYIKMWIAVCALFLCLCEDTKAQHANEVNIKSTVLDAKGQPISSALIAGNEGKTTVFTDAAGHFSINVAAHSVVMINAKGFKMQSLRAGAVPESIVLAGEGGNNEVNVPYNKVDKQDLPGTITVLNPGTFINRDYNLTVQDALNGRAAGLLWSNNIWGMENAIVMIDGVRRDFNDVTLNEVQQITVLKGVNAVALYGSQAAKGVILITTKKGEANTHKVNLRVNTGIATPKALPKFLNSSDYMTLYNEARRNDGLGDMYDATTIQNYQTGNPYRFPSVDYYSSPYLKKYLNTTNTNAEFSGGNNTARFYSNIGWSNSSTLLNIGEGKNEGDNRFNIRGNIDLKLNDNISSTIDISTIFNDSRRGRTNYWGNAATLLPQRFTPLIPLSLISGSDATSQGYIKANRNIINGQYLLGGTQQYATNPIADLYFGGYDKFVQRSFQVTNAINVNLKNLLQGLSFHTLFNIDYANAYTQSISNTYAIYAPTWSTSSDSVASLTKYGTDYHSGTQNISGTAQMQNIGFSSWLNYEKSINEAHHFSVTLLGHASSIKTNDIYQPTTNSHVGLQLSYNYKHKYWADFSGAYVNSTKLPQGHRAALSPTASLGWLLSSEKFLSGSKVVDYLKLSASAGILNTDLDISGFYLYDNVYNRGATFNWNDGVQAGNQTSFPAYGSNPDLAFPKRKEVNASLEGAFFKHLLTLQTTFFWNEMDGLLTQRFSLYPTYFNAFVPYSNYNANGRSGVDIMLNVNKKIGELDLNLGVNATYATSKVTKSDGLYADAYQSRIGKPVDAIFGLQSKGFFADQSDIDKSPKQLFGVVKPGDIKYVDQNGDGIIDQRDFVMIGRYVAPFSYGITFNATYKNFNLFLLGTGNNGGYGLKNNDYYWVFGDKKYSQVVLNRWTPATKETATFPRLSSQQNNNDFRSSDFWLYKTDRFNLQKIQLTYNVSGNVLRKTFVKELGVYVSGSNLFTFSRNREILDLNIGTAPQFRNYMVGLRAGF